Proteins from one Populus trichocarpa isolate Nisqually-1 unplaced genomic scaffold, P.trichocarpa_v4.1 scaffold_25, whole genome shotgun sequence genomic window:
- the LOC18110923 gene encoding disease resistance protein At4g27190 isoform X2: protein MTRPNDPFWDHVEKLDDGRFNCKFCGYKFAAAASVTMIKWHLSGVQGRGVTICRQVQNLKRGSSLERPSINQADEPRGDSSPPKDLLCLGLGSYHDQLCSPSAKNDVIMDDVQNIFREKTEPVASMLEQSYAILNKLAGDDGRIQVGVQAIEQGAEEELICSHPEAGSGMENTCEGFIQHVDRNVSPERARLMENSSGRLVQSSTSASSTKLVGRAFEQNIKVIRSWLMDDEISTIGIYGMGGVGKTTLLQHIRNELLERQDISRSVYWVNVPQGFKIEELQDLIAKYLHLDLSSKDDDLSRAVKLAKELAKKQKWILILDDLWNSFEPQEVGIPIPLEGSKLIMTTRSEMVCRQMNSKNNIRVDALSDEESWTLFTERLGQDIPLSPEVERIVVDVARECAGLPLGIVTLAASLKGIDDLHEWRTTLKRLKESNFWDMEDQIFQILRLSYDCLDDSAQQCFVYCALFDERHKIEREVLIDYFIEEGIIKEMSRQAALDKGHSILDRLENICLLERIDGGSVVKMHDLLRDMAIQILDEYSLVMG from the exons ATGACTAGACCGAATGATCCATTTTGGGATCATGTTGAGAAGCTGGATGATGGTCGTTTCAACTGTAAATTTTGTGGCTATaaatttgctgctgctgcttccgTTACGATGATCAAATGGCATTTGTCAGGAGTCCAAGGGCGTGGTGTTACAATTTGTAGACAAGTGCAGAATCTGAAGAGAGGTAGCTCTCTTGAGAGGCCATCAATTAATCAAGCCGACGAGCCTCGAGGAGATTCATCCCCGCCAAAGGATCTATTGTGTCTTGGCCTTGGAAGTTATCATGATCAACTCTGTTCTCCATCTGCAAAAAACGATGTCATTATGGATGATGTGCAGAACATATTTAGAGAGAAAACAGAACCAGTAGCTAGTATGTTGGAGCAAAGCTATGCAATACTTAATAAATTGGCAGGTGATGATGGAAGGATACAAGTGGGAGTTCAGGCCATCGAACAAGGTGCAGAGGAAGAGTTAATTTGTTCGCATCCAGAAGCAGGAAGTGGCATGGAAAACACCTGTGAAGGATTTATTCAGCATGTTGACAGAAATGTCTCCCCAG AACGAGCTAGATTAATGGAGAACAGTAGTGGAAGATTAGTGCAGTCCAGCACAAGTGCCAGCTCTACAAAGCTAGTGGGTCGAGCATTTGAACAGAATATAAAGGTGATACGGTCTTGGTTAATGGATGATGAAATCTCAACCATTGGCATTTATGGAATGGGGGGAGTTGGTAAAACGACATTGCTGCAACATATCCGCAATGAGCTTCTAGAAAGACAAGATATTTCTCGTAGTGTTTACTGGGTGAATGTGCCTCAAGGTTTCAAGATTGAAGAATTGCAAGATCTTATTGCTAAATATCTTCATTTAGATCTTTCAAGCAAAGATGATGATCTGTCTAGAGCTGTCAAACTGGCAAAAGAActagcaaagaaacaaaaatggattctcattttagatgatttgtggaacTCTTTTGAGCCACAAGAAGTGGGGATTCCTATCCCATTGGAAGGATCCAAGCTCATTATGACAACTCGATCAGAAATGGTTTGTCGTCAGATGAATagcaaaaacaatataagaGTGGATGCTCTTTCTGATGAAGAATCCTGGACCTTGTTCACGGAGAGGCTTGGACAAGACATACCACTTTCTCCAGAAGTGGAACGAATTGTTGTAGATGTTGCAAGGGAATGTGCTGGTTTGCCTTTGGGAATTGTTACATTAGCAGCAAGTTTGAAGGGAATCGATGACCTACATGAGTGGAGGACTACATTGAAGAGAttgaaagaatcaaattttTGGGACATGGAAGATCAAATATTCCAGATATTAAGATTGAGTTATGATTGTTTAGATGATTCAGCACAACAATGTTTTGTATATTGTGCATTATTTGATGAACGTCATAAGATTGAAAGGGAGGTGTTGATAGATTATTTCATCGAGGAGGggataattaaagaaatgagTAGGCAAGCAGCACTTGACAAGGGCCACTCAATTCTTGATAGACTAGAAAATATCTGCTTATTGGAAAGAATTGATGGTGGTAGTGTtgtcaagatgcatgacttgCTTAGGGACATGGCCATCCAAATACTGGATGAGTACTCTCTAGTCATG ggttaa
- the LOC127904818 gene encoding uncharacterized protein LOC127904818, protein MSGAPAKRSHEEGCHSSSLKFPPHEDTGSYSKLTSGVSNEYHLPYEMGPDVRVAKIPRTESRDVDRRSPLHSMYRMPPSSNESHMDSHFNVAPESRPESRDSKDSRDYRIENRDPRTDAKEMHGEARRDSQSVKNEKDVRFESRGDDNKEVKHDREAHIEPKNDMKIEKDGFGPPSSQVNWKEPKEYHRGKRCLESAGVHVDPWHISRGNSQGPVEIGKEVVSIEERDHELRFVNPVQFGLVQREKPNKFTAQGFTAIKHKCANQTVLFIYSV, encoded by the coding sequence ATGAGTGGTGCTCCTGCTAAAAGATCGCATGAAGAGGGTTgtcattcttcttctttgaaattCCCTCCTCATGAAGATACAGGTTCGTATTCTAAGCTGACATCAGGGGTTTCAAATGAGTACCATCTACCATATGAGATGGGTCCGGATGTTAGGGTGGCTAAGATTCCCAGAACTGAATCTCGAGATGTAGATAGAAGATCACCTTTGCATTCGATGTATCGAATGCCACCATCTTCAAATGAATCACACATGGATTCTCATTTTAATGTTGCTCCTGAAAGCAGGCCTGAATCAAGGGATTCCAAGGACAGCAGAGACTACCGGATTGAAAACCGTGACCCAAGGACTGATGCAAAAGAGATGCATGGAGAGGCAAGGAGGGATTCACAAAgtgttaaaaatgaaaaggatgtGAGGTTTGAGAGTAGAGGGGATGACAATAAGGAAGTAAAGCATGACAGAGAAGCTCATATTGAGCCGAAGAATGACATGAAGATAGAAAAGGATGGTTTTGGTCCTCCAAGTAGTCAGGTGAATTGGAAGGAACCCAAAGAATACCATAGGGGAAAGAGATGTTTGGAATCTGCAGGTGTACATGTGGATCCTTGGCATATATCACGTGGAAATTCCCAAGGCCCTGTTGAGATTGGAAAGGAAGTCGTCAGTATTGAGGAGAGGGATCATGAGCTCCGTTTTGTAAATCCAGTCCAATTTGGTTTGGTACAGAGGGAGAAGCCCAACAAGTTCACAGCGCAGGGCTTTACAGCTATTAAACACAAATGTGCTAACCAGacagttttatttatttattctgtaTAG
- the LOC18110923 gene encoding disease resistance protein At4g27190 isoform X1, which translates to MTRPNDPFWDHVEKLDDGRFNCKFCGYKFAAAASVTMIKWHLSGVQGRGVTICRQVQNLKRGSSLERPSINQADEPRGDSSPPKDLLCLGLGSYHDQLCSPSAKNDVIMDDVQNIFREKTEPVASMLEQSYAILNKLAGDDGRIQVGVQAIEQGAEEELICSHPEAGSGMENTCEGFIQHVDRNVSPERARLMENSSGRLVQSSTSASSTKLVGRAFEQNIKVIRSWLMDDEISTIGIYGMGGVGKTTLLQHIRNELLERQDISRSVYWVNVPQGFKIEELQDLIAKYLHLDLSSKDDDLSRAVKLAKELAKKQKWILILDDLWNSFEPQEVGIPIPLEGSKLIMTTRSEMVCRQMNSKNNIRVDALSDEESWTLFTERLGQDIPLSPEVERIVVDVARECAGLPLGIVTLAASLKGIDDLHEWRTTLKRLKESNFWDMEDQIFQILRLSYDCLDDSAQQCFVYCALFDERHKIEREVLIDYFIEEGIIKEMSRQAALDKGHSILDRLENICLLERIDGGSVVKMHDLLRDMAIQILDEDEYSLVMG; encoded by the exons ATGACTAGACCGAATGATCCATTTTGGGATCATGTTGAGAAGCTGGATGATGGTCGTTTCAACTGTAAATTTTGTGGCTATaaatttgctgctgctgcttccgTTACGATGATCAAATGGCATTTGTCAGGAGTCCAAGGGCGTGGTGTTACAATTTGTAGACAAGTGCAGAATCTGAAGAGAGGTAGCTCTCTTGAGAGGCCATCAATTAATCAAGCCGACGAGCCTCGAGGAGATTCATCCCCGCCAAAGGATCTATTGTGTCTTGGCCTTGGAAGTTATCATGATCAACTCTGTTCTCCATCTGCAAAAAACGATGTCATTATGGATGATGTGCAGAACATATTTAGAGAGAAAACAGAACCAGTAGCTAGTATGTTGGAGCAAAGCTATGCAATACTTAATAAATTGGCAGGTGATGATGGAAGGATACAAGTGGGAGTTCAGGCCATCGAACAAGGTGCAGAGGAAGAGTTAATTTGTTCGCATCCAGAAGCAGGAAGTGGCATGGAAAACACCTGTGAAGGATTTATTCAGCATGTTGACAGAAATGTCTCCCCAG AACGAGCTAGATTAATGGAGAACAGTAGTGGAAGATTAGTGCAGTCCAGCACAAGTGCCAGCTCTACAAAGCTAGTGGGTCGAGCATTTGAACAGAATATAAAGGTGATACGGTCTTGGTTAATGGATGATGAAATCTCAACCATTGGCATTTATGGAATGGGGGGAGTTGGTAAAACGACATTGCTGCAACATATCCGCAATGAGCTTCTAGAAAGACAAGATATTTCTCGTAGTGTTTACTGGGTGAATGTGCCTCAAGGTTTCAAGATTGAAGAATTGCAAGATCTTATTGCTAAATATCTTCATTTAGATCTTTCAAGCAAAGATGATGATCTGTCTAGAGCTGTCAAACTGGCAAAAGAActagcaaagaaacaaaaatggattctcattttagatgatttgtggaacTCTTTTGAGCCACAAGAAGTGGGGATTCCTATCCCATTGGAAGGATCCAAGCTCATTATGACAACTCGATCAGAAATGGTTTGTCGTCAGATGAATagcaaaaacaatataagaGTGGATGCTCTTTCTGATGAAGAATCCTGGACCTTGTTCACGGAGAGGCTTGGACAAGACATACCACTTTCTCCAGAAGTGGAACGAATTGTTGTAGATGTTGCAAGGGAATGTGCTGGTTTGCCTTTGGGAATTGTTACATTAGCAGCAAGTTTGAAGGGAATCGATGACCTACATGAGTGGAGGACTACATTGAAGAGAttgaaagaatcaaattttTGGGACATGGAAGATCAAATATTCCAGATATTAAGATTGAGTTATGATTGTTTAGATGATTCAGCACAACAATGTTTTGTATATTGTGCATTATTTGATGAACGTCATAAGATTGAAAGGGAGGTGTTGATAGATTATTTCATCGAGGAGGggataattaaagaaatgagTAGGCAAGCAGCACTTGACAAGGGCCACTCAATTCTTGATAGACTAGAAAATATCTGCTTATTGGAAAGAATTGATGGTGGTAGTGTtgtcaagatgcatgacttgCTTAGGGACATGGCCATCCAAATACTGGATGAG GATGAGTACTCTCTAGTCATG ggctaa
- the LOC18110919 gene encoding uncharacterized protein LOC18110919 — MACFWAADHKPAVTLNIDFDWKTGVAAKDWTNVAKKGSVDDVRFESRGDDNKEVKHDREAHIEPKNDMKIEKDGFGPPSSQVNWKEPKEYHRGKRCLESAGVHVDPWHISRGNSQGPVEIGKEGVSIEERDHAKVHEAVGENKVELKGEDRFKDKDRKRKDLKHREWGDRDKGRSDQRGSMQVGNSSAEGKESVKEEREGERWEWERKDLSKDRERLKEREKDHMKIESGTGAEKERLHNEKESLDGYVRISEQENPALEPKKQKDFDNWKNVDKEAKDKKKEREAGIEGDRPEKGSTMCGKESDDGCADVEIATERERGVFNYGVQQRKRMLRPRGSPQVANCEPRFRSHTQDFEGQI; from the exons ATGGCGTGTTTTTGGGCGGCGGATCATAAGCCAGCAGTGACTTTGAATATTGATTTTGATTGGAAGACTGGTGTGGCTGCTAAGGATTGGACTAATGTTGCCAAGAAAGGCTCTGTTGAT gatgtGAGGTTTGAGAGTAGAGGGGATGACAATAAGGAAGTAAAGCATGACAGAGAAGCTCATATTGAGCCGAAGAATGACATGAAGATAGAAAAGGATGGTTTTGGTCCTCCAAGTAGTCAGGTGAATTGGAAGGAACCCAAAGAATACCATAGGGGAAAGAGATGTTTGGAATCTGCAGGTGTACATGTGGATCCGTGGCATATATCACGTGGAAATTCCCAAGGCCCTGTTGAGATTGGAAAGGAAGGTGTCAGTATTGAGGAGAGGGATCATGCCAAAGTTCATGAGGCAGTTGGAGAAAATAAAGTTGAATTGAAAGGTGAGGATAGATTTAAAGACAAGGATAGGAAGAGGAAAGATTTGAAGCACCGTGAATGGGGAGATAGAGATAAGGGAAGAAGTGACCAAAGGGGAAGTATGCAAGTAGGCAACAGTAGTGCTGAAGGAAAAGAGTCGGTGaaggaagagagagaaggagagaggtGGGAGTGGGAGAGGAAGGATCTGTCAAAAGACAGGGAAAGGTTaaaagagagggagaaggaCCACATGAAAATAGAATCAGGAACTGGAGCTGAAAAGGAGCGTTTGCACAATGAAAAGGAGTCTTTGGATGGATATGTCAGAATTTCAGAACAGGAAAATCCAGCTTTGGAGCCAAAGAAACAGAAAGATTTTGATAACTGGAAAAATGTCGATAAAGAAgctaaagataaaaagaaagaaagagaagccGGCATAGAAGGAGATAGACCTGAGAAGGGTAGCACGATGTGTGGGAAAGAATCTGATGATGGATGTGCAGATGTTGAAATTGCAACTGAAAGGGAAAGAGGAGTTTTTAACTATGGAGTCCAGCAGCGCAAGAGGATGCTTCGGCCTAGGGGCAGCCCGCAAGTGGCAAATTGTGAACCCCGTTTTAGGTCCCATACTCAGGACTTTGAGGG GCAAATCTGA